Genomic DNA from Rhizophagus irregularis chromosome 1, complete sequence:
gccgaatcCATAATTCTAgcttaaatttagaaaaatacatgtcaaatgtaacattatatttatataatataacactttaatttaaaaaagattcatTAATCAAACTGAGTTTTCAAGTTGGATCTtcatttgatataattaatgtttttttatattacaaataaaagaaaatatggtTTCAAAATCTATACCATTACGTAAAAACATCAATATCTTCAcgaatattaaacaaaaattaacaaaatttaatatacaattagTTTCGATCCCACTGAACAATTCTCACTTAATACACAAAGGCGATTGTCTTATAACCAAAGTACCTAAATTAAGCtctgaatttattaaatgaatagataaaaaatgaaCGTTAATATTTCCATAAGTACTGattaaaaacttataaaaattgaaatacaTATGGAATCAACCTCAGTAAACAATTATCACTTAATACACGAAGGTGATTATCTTATGACCAAAGTTTCTAAATTACGTTCTGAAGTAACTGATAGTgtgcaaaaaattgaaattaattgtGTTATGAATAACATCAGTAGCTTCATAAATATTGGCTAACTTTTCGTATAAATTGAAATTCAAATAGTTTTGACCTCGCCGAACAATTTTCAAAGGATTTTCTTGTGAACAAAGTACCTAAATACGCTCTGAAATTActaaacgaaaaaaataacaaatttaaagttagcattgttataaaaatacaaataactTAGCAAactattaaatgaaatttaatggAAATTGAGTTGCTTACCTTTAAAAGGATCtcaaaaaaagtgatttttaaaataaacttcatggttatgtaaaaaaaaaaattattagtaaaacgaaaaactaatttaagaaattgatagaatctattaaattactttatttagtatggtgttgtatattataatttaattgttttaaatgatgtaattcaattatggttacacaaaattttattattataaaattaatctaCATGTTACATGCGCGGTGAAGTTTTGTGGGCGGGATTTTTTGTGTCACGGGGGCAACAAATAGAGATCAGGCAACTCAAAAACACTAAGTCGctgagataaatataaacagcGCGTTTCCGCACGGTCACGTGTTAAGTGACACTTAAATGTCACTTGTTCCTTATATGGTGAAAACTGGAGTgcataaagaatatattttgtGTTTCCAATTTAATGAATTCTCAGTTCagactaaaaataaatttacgcCTTTCGCCAAATTAATACATGATCACGTTTTTCGTGATacaaataataactttttaactaTTTCGTTTTGCAATTGCTTATCTTCCAATTTCACAATTCTGGCCTTAAAGCTCAACATTCTCGGCCCTAATTTTATTGTTCTCGTGGCTCAGGAAAAATTATTGCGCCCACGAAGCTGGCCGGAATGTAATATATTCCCAGCATCACCAgctagaaaaaattttttatttttataatacatgATTTAagttaaattgataaaaataaactataataatctgatatataaatatgatattaaattaaatttcaaaaaaagttaaacTAAGACTCGTAACCTCTGTCTTTCTTACTAACAATTCcatttattaccatttatCACTCGGAGAAAGTTTTgtctttcaaaaatttgagGGCCGGAGAGCCAATAGGAACGGATACCGCACAGGCATGAATTTTTGTTCCATACGCATCCGTAACTCCAACAATAATATCAGCGGGCATACCAACTTTTGGAATTGGAACGACCACATCTATATCTAAAGAAATTACCGGGCAGGATGCAATAATACATAGATTTTGTACATATTTAGCATTGGGGTCATTTACATAGTCAAGAGTTTTGGgattaacaaataaaactcCAAGTAAAGATCCAGTAACAGCATAATCTTCAAAATTTCCCTTAAGCTTAAAGGTTGAGGTTTTTCCAGGAATAGGAGGATCAGGGTTAATTGTTATATCTAATGTGGGTATTGTAGAATTGCATGGCATGAAAAGAGTGGCTCTTTTGTTGAGCGGAATACCATTGACAACTGAAAGTGTGGTCAATAAAATgcatacaaaaaaataataacgcATCATGATTACttcttaatattaaactttggAAGTTATTTGATGACTGATAGTTAAGAAAGTTAAAAGCTCACTCATTTTATAAGAGGATTTGATTtcacaaatataaaatgtGTAACCCATTTAAcattattcctttttattcGAATGAGATAATTTAATCAGGTGAGTTTGATTGTTAGATTTAATAAGGCGAGTTTATTGTTATGACCTGATTTAATCAGGTGAGAATTGGCGTTTTTTCGCCGATTtcagcgttttttttttgtttttcgcTTTCCTGGTTGTATGACTGGAATGTGTGACGGATTACGCCAATGATGTGAAGCGGTTGTCAATCACTTGGTTGACTGTGCTATCAGTAAAAATCTCAACGTATCGCATGATATTCGAAGCTTCATTAAAAACttctcaaaaaaaaacgtCATCtgtatttactaaaaaaatctGCAGACCTTAACGTACgatattgattaaataaagCCATTTATGGTTCTCTTTTGGTATAACAGTCGTTTCATTGTAAAATTGGCTGATTTTTCGAAGTGATTTGCTGTTTATGGCGTAATGATCAGATCACAGATAATTTTGGTCATGGaaaaaggttttttatttttggactGCACCAGATTTCAACATTTAGATTCGTTTCGGTGCGAAACAACGGGttatgactaaaaaaaattcatttcataatataatttaaaagattgtACCACCTATATGTTGCAGATAGCAGTCAGTGGAAATGTCACAAAATAAAAGAGGAAAATTTTTGTACTAtgatgttataataaaaatttttggtataaCATTGTCTTTAGGTGTATATTACACATGAAATTTAAATGTCAATGGGCTAAAAATCGTCGATCTTTAAATCATAATGCCggccaatttttttgtaattccgCCCGAACTTTATAATGCCGGCCCAAATTTAGCtaaaatcgaaatttttaGGGTAACACCACATTTATGTAATGTAACAcggttttaaataattattagcatGTTCGTCACggtcttaaaaatatttttatatattttaaaaattcaaaaatcaaGTTTATTCAGTTCAATCTGTCCCAAGAAAGTTGactattttttgtttatttaccagtatatagtaaataaatataattactatagttttacaaaaaaaaaaaaattttttacaaatgtaAACAATTATGTATATGTTTGTATgaacttttttaaaagtttaaaacaaGTTTATTTGGTTCAATTTTTCTTTCcaatatttgtttattcataTAAGCATAGCGGATATccctattttatcacaatacTGACTGatcatttgtcgatcatttattcaattatcacataatataaataccgttgctaaaaaaatttacataataatataacttttcGCATTTTCATGTGATGTGTTTGATCTGATTAAAACCGTTAAACACCCACTATTCACCCATTAAAACCCTTTATTTAGTCAACCATTAGCCAACTGTTATCAACCTGTTAACCAATCTGGGTTGATCCAATAAGAAACTGGGTTAAACTTTCCTTAGCAGGTACCAACCCGGGTTTGTATTTCTCTTAACAGATCAACCTGTGTACCCATTAAAAACTTGGGTCTGAACACTATTTTGCTTCTTCTCCTACCACTATTGGCTCTTCTTTGATGACAGTTTCTCAGGATTTTTGGTtttcttggatatcctcttctataattcaGGGTGGATCTTAGATCTCacacttggattttctgcgccgcttaacagttcaacctcttaggatttCTCTAGTAATGGACCAGATTTTAGCATTGaccttcgggtaaagttgggaTATGCATAAAGCTCTAAATGGTTTGGATTGGTCTGGATTACATTTATAATCTGAAATCAGACTGGACTGGACTGAATATTTTAGTATAGTATTCTTCACTTGTATGAGTCGTAAAGCTACCACTGgtcaaaattattactatcGGGTATCTAttgggtacctgatatgtgtacaatatatgtgatatatgtgtatgatatttaACAATGCTACACATATCAgatacccgatatgtgtagtagAAATGTAGAAAAATGGTGACACATCATGTAAATATCACATATACatcttacacatatcaggtagtTAAATATCGGTCACATATCATAGACTTATTGGGTATCTgacatattataatatatatcatatcGACTCTTTCCCGTTGCTCACTTGGCCAAAAATTCCCATAAAGAAAATGGATGAAAAGTATGAGGACTTTTTGCTTTTGGTTAACAAAAAGTCTTTTCGAGGTGTTCTAAGTTCTTTCGTGACGTATGACTGTAAAGTTGCCTGCCGAAATTAGGGAGTTTCGGCATGTCGAAATTGTCGAAACTATTTCGACATTTCGACATTGGCTCTCTGATTTGTCGAAATGCCGAAATAGTTTCGACATGTCGAAATTGTCGAAACCTAAAAACATTACGTTTCACGTAATAACTCAGCATCCAATGAtcatagaaagatgcaccatagctcgttggaatcgtctcataacgacgagtcgaatggtggttagatcgtctttctaagatcactggatgccgagataataGGCGAAACGACAAACGgcgcagtatcgcaaaatacaaaatgctgatttttgacgtttcgttaaatatctcggcatctagtgatcgtagaaagacgttttaaccaccattcgactcgtcgttatgagacgattccaacgagctatggtgcatctttctacgatcattggatgccgagataataGGCGAAACGTCAAACGgcgcagtatcgcaaaatacaaaatgccgatttttgacgtttcgttaaatatctcggcatccagtgatcgtagaaagacgatctaaccaccattcgactcgtcgttatgagacgattccaacgagctatggtgcatctttctacgatcattggatgccgagataataGGCGAAACGTCAAACGgcgcagtatcgcaaaatacaaaatgccgatttttgacgtttcgttaaatatctcggcatccagtgatcgtagaaagacgatctaaccaccattcgactcgtcgttatgagacgattccaacgagctatggtgcatctttctatgaTCATTGGATGACGAGTTATTACGTGaaacgtaatatttttaggttttacGTATGAGCTTTGCCCAGCGTCCACAAAAAGACTGTAtgaaatttagaaatattattcttaAGGTTCTGGTCACTACCAAATGACGTTGTAAGATGGCAGTTCCATACAAATATTTCCCTGGCTTTCTGAAAGGTTGAAAAGTAGTGCGTTTAGTTCTTATGCCTTTAAAGTTAACTGGCTAAGCAGTTCGCAAACTGGACCTTCATCTTTGAAAGATGTTCTTACTTCTTACCAATGAAGTTACTACCTGTTGATGAAGTGTGTGTGCTGAGTTTTGGTTCTTTTTGAGCTCCCTACCTTTATTTGTCTCTGTCATTATTTTTAGTCCTCCCCCTACCTAGTATATATTTTGGTTTATTCTTTCTGTTGttacctttattttattttcgttattttcttttttcctgcACCACATTCTTGCGCattttggaaatttgaaaaataaaccaaaatcAATTTACCCTCCAAATGATCAATATAGTCATGTGATTGATCTTCCTTTTCATATATACgttgatcatttttaattatatttgatcaCGTGAAAATTAGAAAAACTCTTTCGGACGATCGTtgaaaccaaaatttttacGAAGAATAACTTCAATACAAACACTATTTCTTCATAACTAaacgttattttttattaaatttttggcACCTACGCTCTCCCCGAAACATTTCTGTATGAGTTTTAATATtgggaaaaaattttcaaaaaaatttctcaaaaatatagaaaaaaattatcgtCCTATTACTAACGAAGAAGATATATATCTCACATATTCTTCCCCAAAAAGACGACCCACCATGTCTAGCAATCATGCTGCAAGTTCTGACAGTAATATAGATAACAACGTACTAACTGCTCCTATGGAAGATATTGTTTCAACATCTTCTGTACAAAATCCCCCAGAAAACGAAACCGAAATCGCATCACGTGACTCATCAAAGGACACAGAAAATGATGTTCACACGCAAACACCAATCACTGATAACTTTACTATTATGGATGAAGATCCCAAAGATACCAAtacaaataaaggaaaatCTCCTGAAGTACAAACAGCCACACAAACAAATCCCCCAAAAAGTATAGAAATCACCGTGCTCAAGGATATTTTCAAGAGTACAACACAAGTTTGTAACAAAGCACACAAAGGATTTATCCCTAGAGACAGTTTTAAGCCCAATCTCATAAACAACGAAATAATCAATCTATTAAAAACGTCATTCCTTAATGACAGCAATGCTTACAAATTTGAAGTTAACACAACATCCACTTATAGATATTTCACCATTTTCTTCAAAACACGTGACTCACTCAATCAATACATTGAGAATAGTCCAGAAAACCTTAAACCCATTAAAATTTACGAACTTACCAACACTGCAATTAATGTATTAATTGAAAGGAAACTTTCAACCATGGACCAAGCTGTCATTAAAATTATGGACATACCATACAATTATGATACATCCATGCTTATCAAACACCTCGCACTCAAAACTAACAGCAATGTTATTGATCATAAAGAGATCAAAAAACCCCCAAGAAAAATACCTAACCGAAATAATCACGGACACCCTTTCTTAATCAAACCAGCATACAAACAACTTATTGTACAGTTTGACAAAAAATCAGCATATGACTACTTTATGGAAGAAAATTACTGGTGCctagaaatagaaaatttcgTAGTAAGAATTCTTCCAGGTAACCAAAATGACGCAGAATTCAAAAAACGCAccagtaaatattataaaatcactGGACTACCGCTAAATACAACCCATATGGATTTAAACCCTCTTATTAAACACATTTATGGACGTACCTGTACCTTCACACAAACCACTAAATCGTCGACCATGAAAAACGCATACATTTACGTCTCTCCAGACAACTATCCAGAGGATGCGACAGGTGGTGCATCCCTAGATTTTGAAGGACATAAAATCTATACCCTGCCAGGACATTTAGCTGGCAAAACATGCAACATCTGTAGATCACCGCTACACGCTACTAACGTATGCgatgataaaaatttcagaacAGATAACAATAAtcgaaaattctttaataaaagatttatcgaccgaaaagaagaaaaaattacaattaacgAAACACACAAAAATAGATACAACCACGTTATCACTCTCAactctaacaaaaaaaatcaacaaacaAAACCTCCACTTAACGACTACACACGACCACAACCTACGGATCGTAACACAAATTCACGACCTGGTAGTTTACTATACCCCGTCACAATAGACTCCAACGCAATTCTAATCACCCTGATAACGACGACAAtcataataacaataacaaacATACTATCCATCACCAAAACATTCATTACAATCCCCACGATGACTCCTCAAACAATAGAATCGCTCAACTTGAGAAACAAGTCCAAACCCTCTTACAAAACATCAAATCACTAGAAGATGCCAACTTAAATGTGGATCATAAATTATCACAtctacaataaaattataacgtACTCGACTCTTCACTAATAGAAGTTAAAGCAAGACTCGAAAAATACGACACAATCATTAAACAACTCTCCACTAATATCACCTTACTGAGCCAAAAAGAAATAGCGACAGCTTCTTCATCACTTCCATCGCGTCCCCATAAACAATCAAAGCGAAACACGCCATACGAGAAAACCTCTTATGAGGCTACAAAATCAAAATACAACCTGAGAGGCAGCAAACAATCAAGAATATCAGCGGATGAGAGTGAAACCTGCCCCACCACGGAAGAAGACACAGATGTTCCAGAAGAATCCGTTATGTCAGATGGAGCTGTCTTTAAAGACATCATCACACAACACGTAATTACACCACCCAATGATAATAACTTCACAGTCAGATCTTATAACCCATTGAATCTCATTTCAAGTTTTAACGGTACCCGTTAATAACTTACAACCCTCGGTATTCTAATATTTTCGGATTCATCCACGGCTTATCCTTTTTGATTATAAcgtcttaaatattttacacattttcaattaaaaattttttttacttaatggAATACACCAATTTATATACTTCAGTTGGCGTCGAAAACCAACTTCCttcttctttaaataattctaaaaatacccaaaaaattcagataaaccaaaaaatcaaaaaaaataataataacggcCCATGCACTGGTCAAAGTAAGAAATTTCGGTCATGTGACATTTCGGCCAAGTTTAGGACGGTTCGGTAAGAGAATTCGGcctaatttcggccagaattagaAATCGACCAAAATTCTGCTGAAATTCGACTTATATGATTGATGGTCGATCATTTACCTTATaccgaattttttattttaaaagattcgATAAAACGAAATTATGccgaaattttttatgctaaaatttcgataaaaaaCGATATTCTACcgaatttttatgttaaagtTTTCGATATAATGCCGAgttatttatgtttatttaaaaacggtaaaacttaataaataaaaaataaataaaaatttatttgatgcAGGGTTTAACATGATTTATTAGCGAATGTTAAACTTTCGATTAACTGGATTTACAGCCAAATACTCCTTAGCATTTCTACGAGCTGACAACTTGTACTTCACAGGTACAAATCGGCCAAGGACGTTGTGAACCGGAATAATACAATCCCAACTTTCGGGataaaaattggtatttcACAACTCAACATTGCATGATCTTTCCTCATCATCAATGCTGAAATAAAATCTAGTGTCAGCCGAATTTGTGTGTTGGTACCACCGAATGTAAGCTAAATGGTGTTTTGTTGGTCCATCTGGCAAATCGACCGTATGAGTGAAAAAATATTGGATCTGTCCCGGATAAGTATCAACAACGCCATCATTTGTAATAAACTTCGCCAAAACAAATGAACTATTCGTATGTCGTGCTGATACTCCAGATCCAAAAACTTCTGACCCAATTTGACATCTTCCGAATTTGTCAATTGATACCCGAATTACTATTGAGTCCGCCTCACCTTCTCCAAACGGCTTCCGAAAATTTAGCGTCTCATATGTTGCGCTATAATATTCTGCCATCAAATCTAGCATTGAACTCGAAAGGCGGACGTTTTCGAAAACTGGTTTCAGCATACTTCCAGGAAACAGCTCACTACCAGTAATTCTTGATTCCTGAATGTTTCTAGAATTGAGCCAAAAACGATGCATCTCATCCGATGAGAATTGGTCGATTTCTGACAAGGAACTAACAGCAGGCTGATCATTAAGTAGTTCAAGACCCTTTGTCGGTATTCCGGAACTTTTTATATCACTAATTCGATTGTCAGTTGTCAATCGACGCATGATTTCTGGTTCAATTTGCTGGTTACTGTTTGGCAAAGAACCtgatataaaattcaaattattaaaaaagtaactttgtaattaatccaaaaaacaaattttcgACTTACCTAAAGTGCCATTCATGCGTTCGAAAGAAAAACACCAGAACGCATAGAGAGGGCCATAGTCATAAGAACATTCGCACAAGTGAAGCGAAAGGTGGAGATTCGGAGACACTTTATTTCGGCCGTAATGTTCTTcgattaatttaatgatttcaattaatttttggtGAGCCTCTCTCATTAGTTCGACTTCTACAATTCGGCTCACTAAAATGGCACAGACTCTTACAAAATATGTAAGGATTTTCCGATCTTTGGCTGAAAGATGCTCCCAAAGTGCAACCGTAGCGTAAATGGTGAAAAAAATCCGCCATTGATCGGCTGTAAAATTGGAGAATCCTTCTCCGCAGTTGATCTTACCCGGGATTCTGCCCAGGTCGGA
This window encodes:
- a CDS encoding uncharacterized protein (SECRETED:cutsite_VNG-IP; SECRETED:prob_0.9534); SECRETED:SignalP(1-20) — its product is MMRYYFFVCILLTTLSVVNGIPLNKRATLFMPCNSTIPTLDITINPDPPIPGKTSTFKLKGNFEDYAVTGSLLGVLFVNPKTLDYVNDPNAKYVQNLCIIASCPVISLDIDVVVPIPKVGMPADIIVGVTDAYGTKIHACAVSVPIGSPALKFLKDKTFSE